In a single window of the Salmo trutta chromosome 23, fSalTru1.1, whole genome shotgun sequence genome:
- the depdc5 gene encoding GATOR complex protein DEPDC5 isoform X8, whose product MKNKTYKLVVHKKGFGGSDDELVVNPKVFPQVSLGDIIEIAHPTDEYSPLLLQVKSIKEDLQKETISVDQTVAQAFKLRAYQDVIVNIVDPKDVTLDLVELTFKDQYIGRGDMWRLKKSLVSTCAYVTQKVEFAGIRAQASELWVKGEKVTCGYISEDTRVVFRSTSAMVYIFIQMSCEMWDFDIYGDLYFEKAVSGFLSDLFAKWKERYCSHEVTVVLFSRTFYNAKTLEEFPEILRGSIRQDHEGRFYEDFYRVVAQTERRDEWTSLLVTIKKLFIQYPVLVRLKEAVGFPSGHNSTAAQGNYLEAINLSFNVFDKHYINRNFDRTGQMSVVITPGVGVFEVDRLLMILTKQRMIDNGIGVDLVCMGEQPLHAVPLFKLHNRTVPGDSRLGDDYNLPHWINHSFYTSKSQNSCSCFTPRIKLAGRKLHAEKFKNNKEHTLGAPKDENSLPIQVDYDAHDAQVFRLPGPSRAQRSTNFRVVREREVSGRRSWGSADVSGVLGGGVSPPVRSCGPDEQRSLASDDSLGRVSNILLIPRLPPAQYGEVSSSLGYTSTRELLEKMMESQRDSSAPGRFTVGSAESTLHVRPGGYTPQRALINPFAPSRMPMKLTSNRRRWMHTFPVGPSGEAIQIHHQTRQNMAELQGSEQRDPAHTSAELLELAYHEATGRRTASERRQAGENGLYSSGGMEEYTHGSPASSNSTGTPVNRGSSLEDFSSGSPDPTLLLSAPPTVPSFCCTVGVDWKSLTTPACLPLTTDYFPEWQTLQNDYTEGCYDLLPHTDLERRDDEAPVMSAPQVFEEFICQRLMQGYQIIVQPNKRKPQPAVAPPLSSSPLYTRGLVSRRRPEEEESLYWLSMGRTFHKVCLKDKIITVTRYLPKYPYESAQIQYTYSLCPPHSDAHFLSCWVEFGHERLEEYKWNYLDQYICSAGSEDFSLIDSLKFWRTRFLLLPAGGARRVADGEGHWDVYGEGVGTVAGREGMTGTGDWALLDGFIRFLEGLNRIRRRHRSDRIIRKGPAMKGLQVTGPLSAYPPEPIAPPLGKKGTSALSALLELEQNQKTLEEQQQQGKPSAATSESSTVTMTTTYVDSPRKDAAFILDFIRSPRSSYIYHTQVSTDPAEGGATDKGGQVGAGVVATGGAAAQATGDTGPSLATETSGQSGTGALCLSSSSTLMEILEAIKHPTTGVQLLPEQKGLPPNCFISAEIVHWLVNNVEGVATQGMAVDIMQVEDAG is encoded by the exons ATGAAGAATAAAACATACAAACTCGTGGTGCACAAGAAAGGCTTTGGAGGCAGTG ATGATGAGCTGGTGGTGAACCCCAAGGTGTTCCCTCAAGTTTCCCTTGGGGACATCATTGAGATTGCACACCCCACAGATGAATACAG CCCTCTCTTGCTGCAGGTGAAGAGTATCAAAGAAGACCTCCAGAAAG AGACAATCAGTGTGGACCAGACTGTGGCGCAAGCCTTCAAACTCCGGGCATACCAGGATGTCATTGTAAACATTGTGGATCCAAAG GATGTAACTCTGGACCTCGTAGAACTCACGTTCAAAGACCAATACATTGGAAGGGGAGACATGTGGCGCCTGAAGAAGAGTCTG GTGAGCACCTGTGCTTATGTGACCCAGAAAGTGGAATTTGCAGGGATCAG AGCCCAGGCCAGTGAGTTATGGGTGAAAGGAGAGAAAGTCACCTGTGGCTACATCAGTGAAGACACCAGG GTGGTGTTCAGGTCGACCTCTGCCATGGTGTACATCTTCATCCAGATGAGCTGCGAAATGTGGGACTTTGATATCTACG GGGATCTCTACTTTGAGAAAGCAGTCAGTGGTTTTTTGTCTGATCTTTTTGCCAAATGGAAG GAGAGGTATTGCAGCCATGAAGTCACAGTGGTGCTTTTCTCACGCACTTTCTACAATGCTAAAACCTTGG AGGAGTTTCCTGAGATATTGAGAGGTTCCATCAGACAGGACCACGAAGGCCGTTTCTATGAAGATTTCTACAG GGTAGTGGCTCAGACTGAGAGACGTGATGAGTGGACCTCTCTACTGGTCACCATCAAGAAGCTCTTCATTCAGTATCCTGTCTTGGTGCGGCTAAAAGAAGCGG TTGGTTTCCCCTCCGGCCATAACTCTACTGCTGCTCAGGGGAATTACCTTGAGGCCATTAACCTGTCTTTCAACG TCTTTGACAAGCACTACATAAACCGCAACTTTGACCGCACCGGTCAGATGTCTGTGGTCATCACCCCGGGGGTGGGCGTGTTTGAAGTGGACCGACTGCTCATGATCCTAACCAAGCAGCGCATGATTGACAATG GTATCGGTGTAGACTTGGTGTGTATGGGAGAGCAGCCACTTCATGCAGTGCCTCTATTTAAG CTGCACAACAGGACAGTGCCTGGAGACTCACGACTGGGGGATGACTACAACCTGCCCCACTGGATCAACCACAG CTTTTACACATCCAAAAGCCAGAACTCCTGCAGCTGCTTCACTCCTCGCATCAAGCTGGCAGGACGCAAG CTCCATGCAGAAAAATTCAAGAACAACAAAGAGCACA CTCTTGGGGCTCCGAAGGACGAGAACAGCCTTCCCATCCAGGTGGACTACGATGCCCATGATGCACAGGTGTTCAGACTCCCCGGGCCGTCCCGAGCCCAGAGGAGCACCAACTTCAG GGTGGTCCGAGAGAGGGAAGTGAGtggaaggagaagctgggggtcTGCGGATGTGAGTGGGGTTCTAGGGGGCGGTGTGTCTCCCCCTGTCCGCTCTTGTGGGCCTGACGAGCAGCGGAGCCTGGCCTCTGATGACAGCCTGGGCAGGGTGTCCAACATCCTGCTGATCCCCCGTCTGCCCCCAGCCCAGTATGGAGAGGTCAGCAGCTCCCTGGGCTACACCAGCACCAGAG agTTGTTGGAGAAGATGATGGAATCTCAGCGGGACTCCAGTGCTCCGGGGAGGTTCACTGTGGGGAGTGCTGAGTCCACCCTCCATGTGCGCCCAGGGGGCTACACCCCTCAGAGGGCCCTGATTAACCCCTTCGCCCCCTCACGCATGCCCATGAAGCTCACCTCCAACCGCAGGCGCTGGATGCACACCTTCCCTGTGG GTCCGTCAGGAGAGGCCATCCAGATCCACCACCAGACCAGACAGAACATGGCTGAACTGCAGGGCAGCGAGCAGAGAGACCCCGCCCACACCTCCGCTGAACTCTTGGAACTGGCCTATCATGAAGCCACTGGCAG ACGGACAGCCTCAGAGAGACGACAGGCAGGAGAAAATGGGCTGTACTCCAGCGGAGGGATGGAGGAGTATACTCATGGCAGCCCAGCCAGCAGCAACAGCActg GAACACCGGTAAACCGTGGCTCCTCGTTGGAGGACTTTTCCTCTGGCAGTCCGGATCCAA CCCTGCTGCTGTCTGCCCCCCCGACAGTGCCCAGCTTCTGTTGCACGGTGGGGGTAGACTGGAAGTCTCTGACCACACCCGCCTGTCTGCCTCTCACCACCGACTACTTCCCTGAATGGCAGACCCTGCAGAACGACTACACTGAGGGCTGCTACGACCTCCTGCCACACACTGACCTGGAGAG gcgGGATGATGAGGCCCCGGTGATGAGTGCCCCTCAGGTGTTTGAGGAGTTTATCTGTCAGCGGCTGATGCAGGGCTACCAGATCATCGTCCAACCAAACAAAAGGAAACCCCAGCCCGCTGTGGCCCCGCCCCTCAGCAGTAGTCCACTCTACACCAGAG GGCTGGTCTCTCGGCGCAGGCCAGAAGAGGAGGAGAGTCTGTACTGGCTCAGCATGGGCCGTACCTTCCATAAAGTCTGCCTGAAGGATAAAATCATCACTGTTACCCGCTACCTTCCCAA GTACCCGTATGAGTCGGCCCAGATCCAGTACACCTACAGTCTGTGTCCCCCTCACTCTGACGCCCACTTCCTGTCCTGTTGGGTGGAGTTTGGTCACGAGAGACTGGAGGAGTACAAGTGGAACTATCTGGACCAGTACATCTGCTCTGCTGGCTCTGAGGACTTCAG TTTGATAGACTCTCTGAAGTTCTGGCGGACCCGCTTCCTGCTGCTGCCGGCCGGGGGGGCTAGACGTGTGGCGGACGGGGAGGGGCACTGGGACGTTTACGGGGAGGGAGTGGGCACGGTGGCGGGCAGAGAGGGCATGACGGGCACCGGGGACTGGGCCCTGCTGGATGGCTTCATCCGCTTCCTGGAGGGACTCAACCGCATCCGCAGACGCCACCGCTCTGACAGGATCATCAGG AAAGGACCAGCGATGAAGGGTTTGCAGGTGACTGGTCCTCTCTCTGCCTACCCTCCGGAGCCTATAGCGCCCCCTCTGGGCAAGAAAGGCACCTCCGCTTTATCAGCTCTGCTGGAGTTGGAGCAGAACCAAAA GACTCTAGAGGAGCAGCAACAACAGGGGAAACCCTCAGCTGCCACCAGTGAGTCTTCCACTGTCACCATGACCACTACATATGTGGACAGCCCTCGCAAG GATGCTGCCTTCATTTTGGATTTTATACGTAGCCCTCGTTCCTCCTACATCTATCACACACAG